A window of Pectobacterium carotovorum genomic DNA:
TGTCAATAAACGACTTAATTATAACCCGCAGGGCGGGGAATATGTTAAAGGATTAGGAATTATCCCGCGGGCAATAAATTTCATCCCAGGCAATTTAATTGATGCGCAGGTAATCAGCCATCTGAAAACAGGCGATTACGTAGGTGTTTATTCACCGCTTGAAGGACTGGATGTTTCACACGTAGGGATCGCCATCCATCAGGATAACACCCTATGGTTCAGAAACGCTTCTTCGCTCGAAACAAACAGAAAAGTTGTCGACTCGCCATTTCTTGAATATATGCGCTCAAAACCGGGAATGGTTGTTCTTCGAACCTTGTAGTGATACGCAGTCGAAAAAAATCCAGAAACGTTTTCACGCTTCTGGATTTTTATAGTTAATCACGCTGGGCGCGTATCAGGCCGCTTTCTCAGCGACCTGATAACGCCAGAGGCGTAATTACTGGCCTTTAACTTCTTTCAGGCCATTGAACGGTGCAGCATCACCCAGCGCTTCTTCGATACGAATCAGCTGGTTGTATTTAGCAACGCGGTCAGAACGGCTCATAGAACCGGTTTTGATCTGGCCAGCCGCTGTACCTACTGCCAGGTCAGCGATGGTGGCATCTTCAGTTTCGCCTGAACGGTGAGAGATAACAGCCGTGTAGCCTGCATCTTTCGCCATTTTAATCGCAGCCAGCGTTTCGGTCAGAGAACCGATCTGGTTGAATTTGATCAGGATAGAGTTAGCGATGCCTTTCTCGATACCTTCTTTCAGGATCTTGGTGTTGGTTACGAACAGATCGTCACCAACCAGCTGGATTTTGTCGCCCAGAACTTTAGTCTGGTAAGCGAAGCCAGCCCAATCAGATTCGTCCAGACCGTCTTCGATAGAAACGATTGGGTACTGTTTGGTCAGATCTTCCAGGAAGTGGGTGAATTCTTCAGAGGTGAACGCTTTGTTGCCTTCGCCAGCCAGAACGTATTTACCGTCTTTGTAGAATTCAGACGCTGCACAGTCCATCGCCAACGTGATGTCTTTGCCCAGCTCGTAGCCTGCTGCTTTTACCGCTTCAGCGATAACAGCCAGCGCTTCGGCGTTGGAACCCAGATTTGGCGCATAGCCACCTTCGTCACCAACAGCCGTACCCATACCTTTGGATTTCAGAACTTTAGCCAGAGTGTGGAACACTTCAGAACCCATACGGATGGCTTCTTTCAGCGTTTTTGCGCCAACAGGCTGAATCATGAACTCTTGAATATCAACGTTGTTATCCGCGTGCTCGCCGCCGTTGATGATATTCATCATTGGCAGTGGCATAGAGTATTTGCCTGGGGTGCCGTTCAGTTCAGCGATGTGCGCGTACAGTGGCAGGCCTTTTGACGCAGCAGCTGCTTTAGCGGCTGCCAGAGAAACAGCCAGAATGGCGTTAGCACCGAACTTGGATTTATTCTCAGTACCATCCAGG
This region includes:
- the eno gene encoding phosphopyruvate hydratase produces the protein MSKIVKVIGREIIDSRGNPTVEAEVHLEGGFVGLAAAPSGASTGSREALELRDGDKSRFLGKGVTKAVAAVNGPIAQAVLGKDAKDQANIDKIMIDLDGTENKSKFGANAILAVSLAAAKAAAASKGLPLYAHIAELNGTPGKYSMPLPMMNIINGGEHADNNVDIQEFMIQPVGAKTLKEAIRMGSEVFHTLAKVLKSKGMGTAVGDEGGYAPNLGSNAEALAVIAEAVKAAGYELGKDITLAMDCAASEFYKDGKYVLAGEGNKAFTSEEFTHFLEDLTKQYPIVSIEDGLDESDWAGFAYQTKVLGDKIQLVGDDLFVTNTKILKEGIEKGIANSILIKFNQIGSLTETLAAIKMAKDAGYTAVISHRSGETEDATIADLAVGTAAGQIKTGSMSRSDRVAKYNQLIRIEEALGDAAPFNGLKEVKGQ